The Coregonus clupeaformis isolate EN_2021a chromosome 26, ASM2061545v1, whole genome shotgun sequence genome window below encodes:
- the LOC121540530 gene encoding trichohyalin isoform X4 — MGEEQQMLKKQARLTETLSDRKRRDGEERKEDENKCVKEAREGDRRELLKEKRLSAEENMTHMEKQTRELEEERKREVESQLREELRERKGERKHEEDMKIRKLEDTERGEILGKMRELEEMTIKMERQHAEKTAMEKEERKRVEDTVGKKKVKKIILEVWEFHFGSDESSESDDSESEETPDSDTAIVKTTEKVEKENSSDEMKDNSVGVCQDSDTSVIEEINMKKDMVDKDNTDNNVGKEKTTQNNEKKEEGERKEGQSQDTETYKTDGATESDELTLTPGKGSDSNDCESVKSNQVEEEDDQKDKGELESQEERKEDRILPGVEGETQHPQEDQSETSKDFSIFDVAEVKTQDPDEDQPEKVKDSSIFSAGAEVKQTQCKDVSMVTATESKTLNPQKDQPAKYKEFSVYSTGSRGVAKVPQVLQVKVSNKSESVQKKDGNDKVTAPKTDAELLMDKFERIAEEERIWPCQKDRRDKDQAKEIEGKRKEEEVLSKEEQRRLRNEKALQEHLDRVKNPEMTGKQTRQPQCKDYSIFTASGLKSKDPHDQQSAKCKDLSIFSADAQTQQCKDVSMVTATASRTLKAQEDNPAMCKAGGKTQNSQTDQAAKVKGEQDLTSGGINQEKTEIEVLQRSRQEQLAKCKDFSVFSTSSQGVAKVPQFLQVKVSKKSESVQKKDGNDKVTDPKTVAELIMDKYEGMAEEGRRGPCQKDRRDKDQAKEIEGKRKEEVLSKEEQRRLRNEKALQEHLDRVERTGKQTRQRRLRNEKALQAHRNRVENQEGTGKQTRQPQCKDYSIFTASGLKSKDPHDQQSAKCKDLSIFSADAQTQQCKDVSMVTATASRTLKAQEDNPAMCKAGGKTQNTQTDQAAKVKGEQDLTSGGINQEKTEIEVLQRSRQEQLAKCKDFSVFSTSSQGVAKVPQFLQVKVSKKSESVQKKDGNDKVTDPKTVAELIMDKYEGMAEEGRRGPCQNDRRDKDQAKEIEGKRKEEEVLSKEEQRRLRNEKALQEHLDRVERTGKQTRQRRLRNEKALQAHRNRVENQEGTGKQTRQPQCKDYSIFTASGLKSKDPHDQQSAKCKDVSMVTATASRTLKAQEDNPAMCKAGGKTQNTQTDQAAKVKGEQDLTSGGINQEKTEIEVLQRSRQEQLAKCKEFSVFSTGSRGVAKVPQVLQVKVSNKSESVQKKDGNDKVTAPKTDAELLMDKFERIAEEERIWPCQKDRRDKDQAKEIEGKRKEEEVLSKEEQRRLRNEKALQEHLDRVKNPEMTGKQTRQPQCKDYSIFTASGLKSKDPHDQQSTKCKDLSIFSADAQTQQCKDVSMVTATASRTLKAQEDNPAMCKAGGKTQNNQTDQAAKVKGEQDLDIDTDWSESDYDSDDVFLTDEIWQKRKEDYEKKRQNNDDTVTALPNTDRIDGEISREKSGKINQEQMAAVEGKTQNPQTEQPVKVKGENDLTSGGINQEKTEIEVLQRSRQEQLAKCKDFSVFSTSSQGVAKVPQVLQVKVSNKSESVQKKDGNAKVTAPKTDAELLMDKFERMAEEERIWPCRKDRRDKDQAKEIEGKRKEEEVLSKEEQRRLRNEKALQEHLDRVKRTGKQTRQPQCKDYSIFTASGLKSKDPHDQQSAKCKDFSVFSTSSQGVAKVPQFLQVKVSKKSEIVQKKDGNDKVTAPKTDAELLMDKFERMAEEERIWPCRKDRRDKDQAKEIEGKRKEEEVLSKEEQRRLRNEKALQEHLDRVENQEGTGKQTRQPQCKDYSIFTASGLKSKDPHDQQSAKCKDVSMVTATESKTLNPQKDQPAKSKAGKNRFAKFFKTLVCRKTKA; from the exons aTGGGAGAAGAACAACAGATGCTGAAAAAGCAAGCCAGGCTAACGGAGACCCTGAGCGATAGAAAAAGAAGAGAcggggaagagagaaaggaagatgaAAATAAGTGTGTGAAGGAagcaagggaaggagacaggagagagctcCTGAAAGAAAAGAGACTAAGTGCAGAAGAAAATATGACACACATGGAGAAACAAActagagagctggaggaggagaggaagagagaagttgAGAGTCAGCTTAGAGAAGAGTTGAGAGAAAGGAAAGGCGAAAGAAAGCACGAGGAGGACATGAAAATAAGGAAACTGGAAGACACGGAGAGAGGTGAGATTTTAGGAAAAATGAGAGAGTTGGAGGAGATGACAAtaaagatggaaagacagcaTGCAGAGAAGACAGCGATGGAGAAGGAGGAAAGAAAGAGGGTGGAAGACACAGTGGGGAAGAAAAAGGTGAAAAAGATAATCTTGGAAGTGTGGGAATTTCACTTTGGAAGTGATGAAAGTTCGGAGAGTGACGATAGCGAAAGTGAGGAAACACCAGACAGTGATACTGCAATTGTCAAAACAACCGAAAAGGTTGAGAAGGAAAACAGTTCAGATGAGATGAAAGACAACAGTGTGGGGGTATGTCAAGATAGTGACACATCTGTGATTGAGGAAATCAACATGAAGAAAGACATGGTTGACAAAGACAATACAGACAACAACGTTGGTAAAGAGAAAACAACCCAAAACAACGAAAAgaaagaggagggtgagagaaaaGAGGGTCAAAGccaagacacagagacatacaaaacAGATGGAGCAACAGAATCTGACGAGCTCACTTTGACTCCTGGAAAGGGGTCAGATAGCAATGACTGTGAGAGTGTCAAATCCAACCAAGTGGAAGAAGAGGATGACCAAAAGGACAAAGGAGAGTTAGAGAgtcaggaggagaggaaggaggacagGATACTTCCTGGAGTAGAGGGAGAGACTCAGCATCCTCAGGAAGACCAATCGGAAACGTCAAAAG ATTTCTCCATCTTTGATGTGGCAGAGGTGAAGACTCAGGACCCTGATGAGGATCAACCagaaaaggtcaaag ATTCCTCCATCTTCTCAGCTGGTGCTGAGGTCAAACAGACCCAGTGCAAAG ATGTCTCCATGGTTACTGCAACTGAGTCAAAGACTCTGAATCCTCAGAAGGACCAGCCAGCAAAGTATAAAG aattcTCTGTGTATTCCACGGGCAGTCGAGGCGTGGCCAAGGTCCCCCAGGTTCTGCAGGTCAAAGTGAGTAATAAAAGTGAGAGTGTCCAAAAGAAAGATGGGAATGACAAAGTAACAGCGCCAAAGACAGATGCAGAGCTCCTTATGGACAAATTTGAGAGGATAgcagaagaggagagaatttGGCCTTGtcagaaggataggagagataaagaccaggccaaagagatagagggaaagagaaaggaggaggaggtgctgtctAAAGAAGAGCAGCGCAGGCTGAGGAATGAGAAGGCCTTACAGGAACACCTGGACAGGGTAAAGAATCCGGAAATGACAGGCAAACAGACCAGACAACCACAATGTAAAG attactctattttcactgcatcagggctaAAGAGCAAGGACCCGCATGATCAACAGTCAGCAAAATGCAAAG ATTTATCCATCTTTTCAGCTGATGCTCAGACGCAGCAGTGCAAAG ATGTCTCCATGGTTACTGCAACTGCGTCAAGGACTCTGAAAGCTCAAGAGGACAACCCAGCAATGTGCAAAG CTGGAGGAAAGACTCAGAACTCTCAGACGGACCAGGCAGCAAAGGTCAAAGGTGAACAGGACCTGACAAGTGGGGGAATTAATCAAGAGAAGACGGAGATAGAGGTCCTTCAGAGATCTCGTCAGGAACAGCTAGCTAAGTGCAAAG atttctCTGTGTTTTCCACGAGCAGTCAAGGCGTGGCCAAGGTCCCCCAGTTTCTGCAGGTCAAAGTGAGTAAGAAAAGTGAGAGTGTCCAAAAGAAAGATGGGAATGACAAAGTAACAGATCCAAAGACAGTTGCAGAGCTCATTATGGACAAATATGAGGGGATGGcagaagaggggagaagggggccttgtcagaaggataggagagataaagaccaggccaaagagatagagggaaagagaaaggaggaggtgcTGTCTAAAGAAGAGCAGCGCAGGCTGAGGAATGAGAAGGCCTTACAGGAACACCTGGACAGGGTAGAGAGGACAGGCAAACAGACCAGACAGCGCAGGCTGAGGAATGAGAAGGCCTTACAGGCACACCGGAACAGGGTAGAGAATCAGGAAGGGACCGGCAAACAGACCAGACAACCACAATGTAAAG ATTACtctattttcactgcatcagggctaAAGAGCAAGGACCCGCATGATCAACAGTCAGCAAAATGCAAAG ATTTATCCATCTTTTCAGCTGATGCTCAGACGCAGCAGTGCAAAG ATGTCTCCATGGTTACTGCAACTGCGTCAAGGACTCTGAAAGCTCAAGAGGACAACCCAGCAATGTGCAAAG CTGGAGGAAAGACTCAGAACACTCAGACGGACCAGGCAGCAAAGGTCAAAGGTGAACAGGACCTGACAAGTGGGGGAATTAATCAAGAGAAGACGGAAATAGAGGTCCTTCAGAGATCTCGTCAGGAACAGCTAGCTAAGTGCAAAG atttctCTGTGTTTTCCACGAGCAGTCAAGGCGTGGCCAAGGTCCCCCAGTTTCTGCAGGTCAAAGTGAGTAAGAAAAGTGAGAGTGTCCAAAAGAAAGATGGGAATGACAAAGTAACAGATCCAAAGACAGTTGCAGAGCTCATTATGGACAAATATGAGGGGATGGcagaagaggggagaagggggCCTTGTCAGAATGATAGGAGAGATAAAGACCAGGccaaagagatagagggaaagagaaaggaggaggaggtgctgtctAAAGAAGAGCAGCGCAGGCTGAGGAATGAGAAGGCCTTACAGGAACACCTGGACAGGGTAGAGAGGACAGGCAAACAGACCAGACAGCGCAGGCTGAGGAATGAGAAGGCCTTACAGGCACACCGGAACAGGGTAGAGAATCAGGAAGGGACCGGCAAACAGACCAGACAACCACAATGTAAAG ATTACtctattttcactgcatcagggctaAAGAGCAAGGACCCGCATGATCAACAGTCAGCAAAATGCAAAG ATGTCTCCATGGTTACTGCAACTGCGTCAAGGACTCTGAAAGCTCAAGAGGACAACCCAGCAATGTGCAAAG CTGGAGGAAAGACTCAGAACACTCAGACGGACCAGGCAGCAAAGGTCAAAGGTGAACAGGACCTGACAAGTGGGGGAATTAATCAAGAGAAGACGGAGATAGAGGTCCTTCAGAGATCTCGTCAGGAACAGCTAGCTAAGTGCAAAG aattcTCTGTGTTTTCCACGGGCAGTCGAGGCGTGGCCAAGGTCCCCCAGGTTCTGCAGGTCAAAGTGAGTAATAAAAGTGAGAGTGTCCAAAAGAAAGATGGGAATGACAAAGTAACAGCGCCAAAGACAGATGCAGAGCTCCTTATGGACAAATTTGAGAGGATAgcagaagaggagagaatttGGCCTTGtcagaaggataggagagataaagaccaggccaaagagatagagggaaagagaaaggaggaggaggtgctgtctAAAGAAGAGCAGCGCAGGCTGAGGAATGAGAAGGCCTTACAGGAACACCTGGACAGGGTAAAGAATCCGGAAATGACAGGCAAACAGACCAGACAACCACAATGTAAAG attactctattttcactgcatcagggctaAAGAGCAAGGACCCGCATGATCAACAGTCAACAAAATGCAAAG ATTTATCCATCTTTTCAGCTGATGCTCAGACGCAGCAGTGCAAAG ATGTCTCCATGGTTACTGCAACTGCGTCAAGGACTCTGAAAGCTCAAGAGGACAACCCAGCAATGTGCAAAG CTGGAGGAAAGACTCAGAACAATCAGACAGACCAGGCAGCAAAGGTCAAAGGTGAACAGGACCTGGACATTGACACAGACTGGTCAGAGAGTGACTATGATAGTGATGATGTGTTCCTAACTGACGAAATATGGCAAAAGAGGAAAGAGGACTATGAGAAGAAAAGACAAAACAATGATGACACAGTTACCGCATTACCGAATACAGATAGGATTGATGGAGAGATCTCAAGAGAAAAGAGTGGAAAGATAAATCAAGAGCAGATGGCTGCAGTGGAGGGAAAGACTCAGAACCCACAGACAGAGCAGCCAGTAAAGGTCAAAGGTGAAAATGACCTGACAAGTGGGGGAATTAATCAAGAGAAGACGGAGATAGAGGTCCTTCAGAGATCTCGTCAGGAACAGCTAGCTAAGTGCAAAG atttctCTGTGTTTTCCACGAGCAGTCAAGGCGTGGCCAAGGTCCCCCAGGTTCTGCAGGTCAAAGTGAGTAATAAAAGTGAGAGTGTCCAAAAGAAAGATGGGAATGCCAAAGTAACAGCGCCAAAGACAGATGCAGAGCTCCTTATGGACAAATTTGAGAGGAtggcagaagaggagagaatttGGCCTTGTcggaaggataggagagataaagaccaggccaaagagatagagggaaagagaaaggaggaggaggtgctgtctAAAGAAGAGCAGCGCAGGCTGAGGAATGAGAAGGCCTTACAGGAACACCTGGACAGGGTAAAGAGGACAGGCAAACAGACCAGACAACCACAATGTAAAG attactctattttcactgcatcagggctaAAGAGCAAGGACCCGCATGATCAACAGTCAGCAAAATGCAAAG atttctCTGTGTTTTCCACGAGCAGTCAAGGCGTGGCCAAGGTCCCCCAGTTTCTGCAGGTCAAAGTGAGTAAGAAAAGTGAGATTGTCCAAAAGAAAGATGGGAATGACAAAGTAACAGCGCCAAAGACAGATGCAGAGCTCCTTATGGACAAATTTGAGAGGAtggcagaagaggagagaatttGGCCTTGTcggaaggataggagagataaagaccaggccaaagagatagagggaaagagaaaggaggaggaggtgctgtctAAAGAAGAGCAGCGCAGGCTGAGGAATGAGAAGGCCTTACAGGAACACCTGGACAGGGTAGAGAATCAAGAAGGGACAGGCAAACAGACCAGACAACCACAATGTAAAG attactctattttcactgcatcagggctaAAGAGCAAGGACCCGCATGATCAACAGTCAGCAAAATGCAAAG ATGTCTCCATGGTTACTGCAACTGAGTCAAAGACTCTGAACCCTCAGAAGGACCAGCCAGCAAAGAGCAAAG CTGGGAAAAATCGCTTTGCTAAATTCTTCAAAACCCTTGTGTGCAGAAAAACGAAGGCATAA
- the LOC121540530 gene encoding trichohyalin isoform X3 — MGEEQQMLKKQARLTETLSDRKRRDGEERKEDENKCVKEAREGDRRELLKEKRLSAEENMTHMEKQTRELEEERKREVESQLREELRERKGERKHEEDMKIRKLEDTERGEILGKMRELEEMTIKMERQHAEKTAMEKEERKRVEDTVGKKKVKKIILEVWEFHFGSDESSESDDSESEETPDSDTAIVKTTEKVEKENSSDEMKDNSVGVCQDSDTSVIEEINMKKDMVDKDNTDNNVGKEKTTQNNEKKEEGERKEGQSQDTETYKTDGATESDELTLTPGKGSDSNDCESVKSNQVEEEDDQKDKGELESQEERKEDRILPGVEGETQHPQEDQSETSKDFSIFDVAEVKTQDPDEDQPEKVKDSSIFSAGAEVKQTQCKDVSMVTATESKTLNPQKDQPAKYKEFSVYSTGSRGVAKVPQVLQVKVSNKSESVQKKDGNDKVTAPKTDAELLMDKFERIAEEERIWPCQKDRRDKDQAKEIEGKRKEEEVLSKEEQRRLRNEKALQEHLDRVKNPEMTGKQTRQPQCKDYSIFTASGLKSKDPHDQQSAKCKDLSIFSADAQTQQCKDVSMVTATASRTLKAQEDNPAMCKAGGKTQNSQTDQAAKVKGEQDLTSGGINQEKTEIEVLQRSRQEQLAKCKDFSVFSTSSQGVAKVPQFLQVKVSKKSESVQKKDGNDKVTDPKTVAELIMDKYEGMAEEGRRGPCQKDRRDKDQAKEIEGKRKEEVLSKEEQRRLRNEKALQEHLDRVERTGKQTRQRRLRNEKALQAHRNRVENQEGTGKQTRQPQCKDYSIFTASGLKSKDPHDQQSAKCKDVSMVTATASRTLKAQEDNPAMCKAGGKTQNTQTDQAAKVKGEQDLTSGGINQEKTEIEVLQRSRQEQLAKCKDFSVFSTSSQGVAKVPQFLQVKVSKKSESVQKKDGNDKVTDPKTVAELIMDKYEGMAEEGRRGPCQNDRRDKDQAKEIEGKRKEEEVLSKEEQRRLRNEKALQEHLDRVERTGKQTRQRRLRNEKALQAHRNRVENQEGTGKQTRQPQCKDYSIFTASGLKSKDPHDQQSAKCKDLSIFSADAQTQQCKDVSMVTATASRTLKAQEDNPAMCKAGGKTQNTQTDQAAKVKGEQDLTSGGINQEKTEIEVLQRSRQEQLAKCKEFSVFSTGSRGVAKVPQVLQVKVSNKSESVQKKDGNDKVTAPKTDAELLMDKFERIAEEERIWPCQKDRRDKDQAKEIEGKRKEEEVLSKEEQRRLRNEKALQEHLDRVKNPEMTGKQTRQPQCKDYSIFTASGLKSKDPHDQQSTKCKDLSIFSADAQTQQCKDVSMVTATASRTLKAQEDNPAMCKAGGKTQNNQTDQAAKVKGEQDLDIDTDWSESDYDSDDVFLTDEIWQKRKEDYEKKRQNNDDTVTALPNTDRIDGEISREKSGKINQEQMAAVEGKTQNPQTEQPVKVKGENDLTSGGINQEKTEIEVLQRSRQEQLAKCKDFSVFSTSSQGVAKVPQVLQVKVSNKSESVQKKDGNAKVTAPKTDAELLMDKFERMAEEERIWPCRKDRRDKDQAKEIEGKRKEEEVLSKEEQRRLRNEKALQEHLDRVKRTGKQTRQPQCKDYSIFTASGLKSKDPHDQQSAKCKDFSVFSTSSQGVAKVPQFLQVKVSKKSEIVQKKDGNDKVTAPKTDAELLMDKFERMAEEERIWPCRKDRRDKDQAKEIEGKRKEEEVLSKEEQRRLRNEKALQEHLDRVENQEGTGKQTRQPQCKDYSIFTASGLKSKDPHDQQSAKCKDVSMVTATESKTLNPQKDQPAKSKAGKNRFAKFFKTLVCRKTKA, encoded by the exons aTGGGAGAAGAACAACAGATGCTGAAAAAGCAAGCCAGGCTAACGGAGACCCTGAGCGATAGAAAAAGAAGAGAcggggaagagagaaaggaagatgaAAATAAGTGTGTGAAGGAagcaagggaaggagacaggagagagctcCTGAAAGAAAAGAGACTAAGTGCAGAAGAAAATATGACACACATGGAGAAACAAActagagagctggaggaggagaggaagagagaagttgAGAGTCAGCTTAGAGAAGAGTTGAGAGAAAGGAAAGGCGAAAGAAAGCACGAGGAGGACATGAAAATAAGGAAACTGGAAGACACGGAGAGAGGTGAGATTTTAGGAAAAATGAGAGAGTTGGAGGAGATGACAAtaaagatggaaagacagcaTGCAGAGAAGACAGCGATGGAGAAGGAGGAAAGAAAGAGGGTGGAAGACACAGTGGGGAAGAAAAAGGTGAAAAAGATAATCTTGGAAGTGTGGGAATTTCACTTTGGAAGTGATGAAAGTTCGGAGAGTGACGATAGCGAAAGTGAGGAAACACCAGACAGTGATACTGCAATTGTCAAAACAACCGAAAAGGTTGAGAAGGAAAACAGTTCAGATGAGATGAAAGACAACAGTGTGGGGGTATGTCAAGATAGTGACACATCTGTGATTGAGGAAATCAACATGAAGAAAGACATGGTTGACAAAGACAATACAGACAACAACGTTGGTAAAGAGAAAACAACCCAAAACAACGAAAAgaaagaggagggtgagagaaaaGAGGGTCAAAGccaagacacagagacatacaaaacAGATGGAGCAACAGAATCTGACGAGCTCACTTTGACTCCTGGAAAGGGGTCAGATAGCAATGACTGTGAGAGTGTCAAATCCAACCAAGTGGAAGAAGAGGATGACCAAAAGGACAAAGGAGAGTTAGAGAgtcaggaggagaggaaggaggacagGATACTTCCTGGAGTAGAGGGAGAGACTCAGCATCCTCAGGAAGACCAATCGGAAACGTCAAAAG ATTTCTCCATCTTTGATGTGGCAGAGGTGAAGACTCAGGACCCTGATGAGGATCAACCagaaaaggtcaaag ATTCCTCCATCTTCTCAGCTGGTGCTGAGGTCAAACAGACCCAGTGCAAAG ATGTCTCCATGGTTACTGCAACTGAGTCAAAGACTCTGAATCCTCAGAAGGACCAGCCAGCAAAGTATAAAG aattcTCTGTGTATTCCACGGGCAGTCGAGGCGTGGCCAAGGTCCCCCAGGTTCTGCAGGTCAAAGTGAGTAATAAAAGTGAGAGTGTCCAAAAGAAAGATGGGAATGACAAAGTAACAGCGCCAAAGACAGATGCAGAGCTCCTTATGGACAAATTTGAGAGGATAgcagaagaggagagaatttGGCCTTGtcagaaggataggagagataaagaccaggccaaagagatagagggaaagagaaaggaggaggaggtgctgtctAAAGAAGAGCAGCGCAGGCTGAGGAATGAGAAGGCCTTACAGGAACACCTGGACAGGGTAAAGAATCCGGAAATGACAGGCAAACAGACCAGACAACCACAATGTAAAG attactctattttcactgcatcagggctaAAGAGCAAGGACCCGCATGATCAACAGTCAGCAAAATGCAAAG ATTTATCCATCTTTTCAGCTGATGCTCAGACGCAGCAGTGCAAAG ATGTCTCCATGGTTACTGCAACTGCGTCAAGGACTCTGAAAGCTCAAGAGGACAACCCAGCAATGTGCAAAG CTGGAGGAAAGACTCAGAACTCTCAGACGGACCAGGCAGCAAAGGTCAAAGGTGAACAGGACCTGACAAGTGGGGGAATTAATCAAGAGAAGACGGAGATAGAGGTCCTTCAGAGATCTCGTCAGGAACAGCTAGCTAAGTGCAAAG atttctCTGTGTTTTCCACGAGCAGTCAAGGCGTGGCCAAGGTCCCCCAGTTTCTGCAGGTCAAAGTGAGTAAGAAAAGTGAGAGTGTCCAAAAGAAAGATGGGAATGACAAAGTAACAGATCCAAAGACAGTTGCAGAGCTCATTATGGACAAATATGAGGGGATGGcagaagaggggagaagggggccttgtcagaaggataggagagataaagaccaggccaaagagatagagggaaagagaaaggaggaggtgcTGTCTAAAGAAGAGCAGCGCAGGCTGAGGAATGAGAAGGCCTTACAGGAACACCTGGACAGGGTAGAGAGGACAGGCAAACAGACCAGACAGCGCAGGCTGAGGAATGAGAAGGCCTTACAGGCACACCGGAACAGGGTAGAGAATCAGGAAGGGACCGGCAAACAGACCAGACAACCACAATGTAAAG ATTACtctattttcactgcatcagggctaAAGAGCAAGGACCCGCATGATCAACAGTCAGCAAAATGCAAAG ATGTCTCCATGGTTACTGCAACTGCGTCAAGGACTCTGAAAGCTCAAGAGGACAACCCAGCAATGTGCAAAG CTGGAGGAAAGACTCAGAACACTCAGACGGACCAGGCAGCAAAGGTCAAAGGTGAACAGGACCTGACAAGTGGGGGAATTAATCAAGAGAAGACGGAAATAGAGGTCCTTCAGAGATCTCGTCAGGAACAGCTAGCTAAGTGCAAAG atttctCTGTGTTTTCCACGAGCAGTCAAGGCGTGGCCAAGGTCCCCCAGTTTCTGCAGGTCAAAGTGAGTAAGAAAAGTGAGAGTGTCCAAAAGAAAGATGGGAATGACAAAGTAACAGATCCAAAGACAGTTGCAGAGCTCATTATGGACAAATATGAGGGGATGGcagaagaggggagaagggggCCTTGTCAGAATGATAGGAGAGATAAAGACCAGGccaaagagatagagggaaagagaaaggaggaggaggtgctgtctAAAGAAGAGCAGCGCAGGCTGAGGAATGAGAAGGCCTTACAGGAACACCTGGACAGGGTAGAGAGGACAGGCAAACAGACCAGACAGCGCAGGCTGAGGAATGAGAAGGCCTTACAGGCACACCGGAACAGGGTAGAGAATCAGGAAGGGACCGGCAAACAGACCAGACAACCACAATGTAAAG ATTACtctattttcactgcatcagggctaAAGAGCAAGGACCCGCATGATCAACAGTCAGCAAAATGCAAAG ATTTATCCATCTTTTCAGCTGATGCTCAGACGCAGCAGTGCAAAG ATGTCTCCATGGTTACTGCAACTGCGTCAAGGACTCTGAAAGCTCAAGAGGACAACCCAGCAATGTGCAAAG CTGGAGGAAAGACTCAGAACACTCAGACGGACCAGGCAGCAAAGGTCAAAGGTGAACAGGACCTGACAAGTGGGGGAATTAATCAAGAGAAGACGGAGATAGAGGTCCTTCAGAGATCTCGTCAGGAACAGCTAGCTAAGTGCAAAG aattcTCTGTGTTTTCCACGGGCAGTCGAGGCGTGGCCAAGGTCCCCCAGGTTCTGCAGGTCAAAGTGAGTAATAAAAGTGAGAGTGTCCAAAAGAAAGATGGGAATGACAAAGTAACAGCGCCAAAGACAGATGCAGAGCTCCTTATGGACAAATTTGAGAGGATAgcagaagaggagagaatttGGCCTTGtcagaaggataggagagataaagaccaggccaaagagatagagggaaagagaaaggaggaggaggtgctgtctAAAGAAGAGCAGCGCAGGCTGAGGAATGAGAAGGCCTTACAGGAACACCTGGACAGGGTAAAGAATCCGGAAATGACAGGCAAACAGACCAGACAACCACAATGTAAAG attactctattttcactgcatcagggctaAAGAGCAAGGACCCGCATGATCAACAGTCAACAAAATGCAAAG ATTTATCCATCTTTTCAGCTGATGCTCAGACGCAGCAGTGCAAAG ATGTCTCCATGGTTACTGCAACTGCGTCAAGGACTCTGAAAGCTCAAGAGGACAACCCAGCAATGTGCAAAG CTGGAGGAAAGACTCAGAACAATCAGACAGACCAGGCAGCAAAGGTCAAAGGTGAACAGGACCTGGACATTGACACAGACTGGTCAGAGAGTGACTATGATAGTGATGATGTGTTCCTAACTGACGAAATATGGCAAAAGAGGAAAGAGGACTATGAGAAGAAAAGACAAAACAATGATGACACAGTTACCGCATTACCGAATACAGATAGGATTGATGGAGAGATCTCAAGAGAAAAGAGTGGAAAGATAAATCAAGAGCAGATGGCTGCAGTGGAGGGAAAGACTCAGAACCCACAGACAGAGCAGCCAGTAAAGGTCAAAGGTGAAAATGACCTGACAAGTGGGGGAATTAATCAAGAGAAGACGGAGATAGAGGTCCTTCAGAGATCTCGTCAGGAACAGCTAGCTAAGTGCAAAG atttctCTGTGTTTTCCACGAGCAGTCAAGGCGTGGCCAAGGTCCCCCAGGTTCTGCAGGTCAAAGTGAGTAATAAAAGTGAGAGTGTCCAAAAGAAAGATGGGAATGCCAAAGTAACAGCGCCAAAGACAGATGCAGAGCTCCTTATGGACAAATTTGAGAGGAtggcagaagaggagagaatttGGCCTTGTcggaaggataggagagataaagaccaggccaaagagatagagggaaagagaaaggaggaggaggtgctgtctAAAGAAGAGCAGCGCAGGCTGAGGAATGAGAAGGCCTTACAGGAACACCTGGACAGGGTAAAGAGGACAGGCAAACAGACCAGACAACCACAATGTAAAG attactctattttcactgcatcagggctaAAGAGCAAGGACCCGCATGATCAACAGTCAGCAAAATGCAAAG atttctCTGTGTTTTCCACGAGCAGTCAAGGCGTGGCCAAGGTCCCCCAGTTTCTGCAGGTCAAAGTGAGTAAGAAAAGTGAGATTGTCCAAAAGAAAGATGGGAATGACAAAGTAACAGCGCCAAAGACAGATGCAGAGCTCCTTATGGACAAATTTGAGAGGAtggcagaagaggagagaatttGGCCTTGTcggaaggataggagagataaagaccaggccaaagagatagagggaaagagaaaggaggaggaggtgctgtctAAAGAAGAGCAGCGCAGGCTGAGGAATGAGAAGGCCTTACAGGAACACCTGGACAGGGTAGAGAATCAAGAAGGGACAGGCAAACAGACCAGACAACCACAATGTAAAG attactctattttcactgcatcagggctaAAGAGCAAGGACCCGCATGATCAACAGTCAGCAAAATGCAAAG ATGTCTCCATGGTTACTGCAACTGAGTCAAAGACTCTGAACCCTCAGAAGGACCAGCCAGCAAAGAGCAAAG CTGGGAAAAATCGCTTTGCTAAATTCTTCAAAACCCTTGTGTGCAGAAAAACGAAGGCATAA